GGATGCCCGAGACGAAAAGAGAGGAGGGGGACATTGTCGCCCTGGGAAAACAGATTATCGGCAACTACCGAGAACTCTATCCCGATATCGCTTTTTCTTTCGCTGCCCACGGGAAGGTCCCGAACCTGAACTTTGACCAGGCAAAGCTCAAGAGGGTGTTCGTCAACCTTCTGGAAAACAGTCTCTGGGCTGTCAGGCAGAGAGAGGGAAAGGGGGCGGTTCGTCTCGATGTAGGCCAGGACGGCGAGAGGGGAGTGGTGAAAATATGTCTGGAGGACAACGGTATCGGAATAGCCGATGGCGAGCACGAGAAGGTATTCGACCTCTACTATTCGTCAAAAAAGGGAGGAAAGGGCCTCGGGCTGTCGATTGTCAAGGCGATCGTGGATGAACATGGCGGAAAAGTGTATTCGGAAAAAGCCATGAAAGAGGGCACGAGGATCATATTCGAATTACCGATGTAAAAAGGGAGATGACGTGAAAGGGAAAATTCTTGTTATCGATGACGAGAAAAACATACAGAAGGCACTGAAAGGGATTCTCACCGATGAGGGCTATTCGGTCGCTTCGGCGTCGAGCGGTGAAGAGGGACTTCAAATGGTGGAGGCGGAAAACTTCGAGGCCGTCCTCCTTGATATCTGGCTTCCCGGAATCGACGGGTTGCAGGTCCTCAGGGGGATCAAGAAGAGCTTTCCTGAAGTTCCCGTAATAATGATTTCAGGGCACGGTACGATCAGCACGGCAGTTGAAGCGGTCAAAGAGGGAGCCTTCGATTTCTTTGAAAAGCCCCTTTCCATGGAGAGGGTGATCATAACCGTCGACAGGGCGATCTACCAGAAGCGGCTTCTCCGGGAAAATGAGGAGTTGAAAAGGAAGGTACAGCTCAAACCGGTTCTTGTCGGCACCTCGGATGCAATTTTGGATGTTAAGACGAAGATTGACTCAGCCGCACCCACGGATGCTGCCGTCCTGATATCGGGTGAAAATGGGACCGGCAAGGAGGTCGCGGCGCGCATGGTACACGACAGGAGCAAGAGAAAAAATGGCCCGTTTATTGCGGTGAACTGTGCTGCCGTGCCGGAAGGGTTGATTGAATCCGAACTCTTCGGGCATGAGAGGGGGGCCTTTACGGGGGCGGTGAAGAAGAAGGTCGGGAAAATCGAGATGGCAAACGGAGGGACCCTTTTCCTCGACGAGATCGGTGACATGTCGCCTTCTATGCAGGCAAAACTGCTCCGGTTCCTTGAGGAGAAGGAAATCGACAGGGTCGGCTCGAACCGGAGGATCCCCGTTGATGTGAGGATCATATGCGCCACGAACAAAGATCTTCAGCGCGAGATTTCGGATAATCGCTTCCGGGAAGATCTCTATTTCAGAATAAACGTTATTCCCATGCATATTCCACCCCTTCGCCAGAGAAAGGAAGACATTTCTCCTCTCGTAGACCACTTTCTGAAAATCACCGCCTCCGAGCAGGGAAGGGCGGGAAAAAGAATAACTGATGAAGCTGTGGAGAGACTCATGGTCTACGACTGGCCCGGGAACGTAAGGGAGCTTCGCAACTTTGTCGAGAGGCTGCTTATCATGGCTGCAGGAGATAAGATAGACGAGCATGATGTGGGGGATGCCCTTGGTTTCTCATCAGTCCATCTTTCAAGCGATCACGACGGGTATCCCGACTTGTACAGGGAAGCAATTTCACTCTTCGAGCGGGATTTTATCCTCATGAAACTCAGGGAAAACGACATGAATATTTCCAAGACGGCGGTGAAGATCGGTCTTGACCGCTCGAGCATTCATAGAAAACTCAAGTCCCTCGGGATTGACCTGAACAGGGTAAATGAAAGTCATCGCGAATAAGTACAGGCTCATCAAGCTCATTGGCCAGGGAGGCATGGGGGAGGTCTTTCTCGCCGAGGTCCTGGGCAGCCATGGTTTCAAGAGGCGGATTGCGGTGAAGCTTCTCCCCCGTGACCTGAGAAAGGAGAGGCTCTTCAGGGAAGCTTTCATCAATGAAGCCAGGACCCTCGCAGGGATCTCCCATCCGAACCTGGTGAAAGTTTTCGATTTTGGAGACGAGGGAGATCGTCTCTTTCTCTGCATGGAGCACATCAAAGGGTACTCCCTGAGAGAGCTTATCAACCTGACAGAGAAGTGGGGCGAGAGGATACCCCTCGAGATCGTTGTAAAAGTGGTGGTGGCAATTCTGGAGGGGCTCAACTACATACACGGCAGGGGTGTGATCCACGGAGACCTTACACCGAAAAACATAATGATAGGTGAGAACGGTGAATTCAAGATTCTCGATTTCGGCTTATCCCGTACTCTGTCCCATGTGTCTTCAAGGACGCCCCTTGGTGGAAAGAGCGGTTATCTGGCGCCCGAGGTAACAGGGGAGAAAAGGATGCTCCCCGCTTCCGATATCTATTCTCTCGGGGCCATTATCCGCAATGTGGCGGGCGAAGCTGCTCCCGTGGGGAGAGATCGAGGCGACCCCGGGCATGCTTTCCGCCAGAGTTTGATGGCATTTTCCAAACAGTGTCTCGATCAGGACCCTGAAAAGAGGCCGCCTGCGGAAGAATTGCTTCAGAATTTCAAGAATTTAAGAAGAAATCTCGACAGCGGCTTCGAGATCAAGGATTACCTGAGCCAGCTTCCCTTCGAGGACGAGTACACCTATGTCTTCCCCGATCGCTCCCCTCATGAAAAGGCCAGGAAAAGAAGGGCTCATTTTCCCGCCTGGATCATCCTTTTCGCTGCGTCGGCTTCGATCCTTTTCCTGCTCTGGTCACGCCAGACCCGGGTAATCAAGAGCCGGGAGGCAAAAAATAAGGATGTGAGCGGTGTCGTCGAGAATGAGCGGGGTAATGACCGGATGAGGGAAATCGATTCAATCGACATGGGAAGAGGGAACAGGGTAATTTCTGCCGAAAGCGCAAAAGCTGCTCGATCATACCCCGTTTCGGAAAGGCTGGAAAAAGAAGCACCTTTTCCCGTGGATGATCAGGTCGGGCCTGGAAACGATGCTTTCGAGGTGAGAAGTTACCCGGATAAAGCGGCGGTGTACGTAAACGGAAAGGATGTGGGCACGACGCCGCTTCTCATCCCGAGGGAAATATTCAGGGGGAAAGAGGGTGCGGTTCTCCGGCTGGAACGGGATGGATTCGCAGATGAAACTGTTGAAATTTCGGGGGAGGACGGAGCAGGCGGAGGGGAAATATTTGTGACGCTCAAAAGGGCTACCGGTTTTTTGAGCGTGAATGTGCACCCATGGGCATACGTAATCATCGATGGGGAGAAGGCGGGAACGACGCCGATCATACAGAGGGCTCTGCCTGTTGGAGAGCACACACTGCTCCTTACCAATGATAAATTAGGGGTCAGCATAAAAAGAAGCGTAGAGATCAAGGAGGGAACCACAGAGGTCCTTATAGAGGACTTTTATCGTTAGTTTCGGCTCAACGGGGATCGATCAGGACTTTTGTTCACCTCCTGGCTCCTTTTTCGTATCTCGTTCACTCTATTGAATCGATTTTATTGATTAAAAAACGAAGGTGCCAGGAATGTGTGGTATACTGATGCAAATTTTTACCGGCCTGTTCCGCACGACACCGGCAAAAAGGATTTTCAATCGCTTTCCATAAATAAATTGTCACATCTTTCAATAAGTTGGGATTACCTGGCCATATTTGGAATATCATCTGAACCCGTATGTGTGTTGCTGTGCTCTTTTCACGTTATTGTCCTGGTTTTAGTATTTACCAGAGAGGACCATACCGCCGCCGTAAATATTTTTTACGGGATGGAATGAAAATTGAACCCAATTAATAAAGGGAGTTTCTGCGTGAAATTACGCAGGAGGGAACAGGTTTAACGATGTTAAGAGCGGCAAAAAAATGCATATTATGGGGAATATTTTTCCTTTGCCTTAGAAGTGTCGTTTTTGCCTTTCCTCCGCCAAGACCCGGGCTGGTTGATGAAGAAAGTGGAACGTACAGGACGACGGGATTACCGAAGGTAAGAATGGGGGATGATGTTTTGAGGCCTATGAGAAAGATCAAACCACCGGGGCTGAAGGGTAAAGCGCCCGAGGGCATCGGGGCAGGAGCTGTTGTGCAGGGGATTGATGTCCGTTCATCCCCTTCGCTCATACCCGTTGTTTTTCTCGTCGACTTTTCGGACAGGCCCCGGCACCGGGCTGCCGGGGATTTCCCCCCGCTCTTTTTTAACACGGGACCTGTGGACAAGAGCGTGGCGAACTATTGGTCGGAGGTTTCATACGGCGCTTTTACGGTAACCGGTCTCCCGTCGGATGTTTTCGGTTGGTTCAGGTCTGGAATCGACTTTCCGTCCACGATAACACTCAACTCACAACTAACGGACACGTCGACCGGTTTGAACAGCACGAACTTCTTGGCTTTGCTCAATGACCTTGTGTCTTTTCTCGACCCCACCGTCGATTTTTCCCGGTATGATGCAGATAACGACGGGGTCGTCGATTCGACAATCTTCGTTCATTCAGGATATGGTGGTGAAGATACGGGAGACACGATAAATGATATCTATTCCCAGACGATATTTTTTTCCGGTATCCCGATAGCAACCGGTGACGGTGTCAGCATTGTGGATTGCGTTATCGTCCCTGAAGAGAAGTTTTACAATGATCCCGACGGCATCGACAACGGGAACGAAGACCTCATAGGAATTGGCGTGATCGTGCACGAGATGGGGCACCTGATGGGCCTTCCGGACCTCTACCCGACAACGACACAGGGAGGAGTAACGGGAAACTTTTCCGGCGTCGGTATCCTCGATCTCATGAGCTTCGGACTCTGGGGAAACAATCTCCTGCTGGATCAGGACACGCCAACCCACCTGTCTGCCTGGTCAAAGATGTTTCTTGGATGGCTGACTCCCGTAGAATTATCGACAACATCTTTCTCGAACATCATGGCGCCCGTTGAGGCAGTCCCGGAAGCGTTCAAGGTTCTGATCAATGGCCCCGGGGATCCGACGCAATATATACTCATCGAGAACAGGCAGATAACGGACACGACTATCCCCAACCCTGCCTGGCTCTTTGACAATTCCCTGCCGGGAACAGGTGTTGTGATATGGCACGTAGACGAGAATGTGATCAATTCGAGACTGGCGACAAACTCGGTAAACGTAGATCCCGACTTCAAAGGCCTCGACGTTGAGGAAGCTGACGGAGGAGACGAGTTTGACCGGACAATTATCGGTGCGACACCGAACGACAGGGCGATATTTTTCGGAGATCTGGGAGATTTTTTCCGAGACAGCACCCAGGTGTTCGACCGGGATAATCCGAATCCGGGGATTAACGAGACCAATTCTTCTCCGATAATTAGCGGTGATCACCCCGTTGATTTTGGCATTGACGTTTCTATCACGAATTTCACGATATTTCCTCAAAATATAAACATCGGCGGATTCCTCTTCACGGTGAACTTTATTCTCTTTGACCTTTCCATTTCCGGCACCGGGATTCCCCCCTCCGTGTCGGACTGGAGGATATTCAATCAAGTGTCCACAGCTCCATCGGAAGGTTTTACGAACGGCCCTATCGTCTCAGACGATATCAATGTGATCGGTCAGGACTCATCCAATGCTGTCTGGTTTGGCACTGCAGATAGGGGTATATCGAGGCTATCGGGAAGGGTTTTTGAAAGTTTCAACGCTACATCCGACAATCTTCCCTCCGACACCATCACGGCCTTTGCATTTAATGAGAACACGGGAGTGATGTGGGTTGGGACAGACAGCGGGATCGCACGCATGCGTGACAGGGGAAACGGATTCGAGCTCGTGCCCAGCACTCCTTTTTTGCCGGGTGTTTCGGTAAACGCCCTCGCAATCGACGGGGATGGGTTTTTATGGGCTGCCACAAATAGCGGTCTTTCCGTAATTGACGACGGAGGGACCGATTCTGGAAGCGATGACGTTTTCGTTCCGTCAGTTATCAGCGGCGATTTTGATGGTGTCGTTGTCAGCATCGGGGGAAATCTCAATCCCGTATTCGATGTGGTCTGGGCTTATGACAATACGGGAAGGCGACTTTATCGGTCACAAGATCCCAACGACGTGACACAATTTGATAGCAGAACCCTCCCGCTCAACCCGATCGGTAATGCTCTTTCAGTTGACGCAAAGGGTCTTATCTGGATCGCCACTCAGAATAACGGCGTCCTCGTCTACGATGACAAGCTTACGGTTACCTTTTCCGACGATGAACTGGATCCTCTCGATGTCGATCAGGATGGAGATCTTGGGAAT
This region of Deltaproteobacteria bacterium genomic DNA includes:
- a CDS encoding protein kinase; this encodes MKVIANKYRLIKLIGQGGMGEVFLAEVLGSHGFKRRIAVKLLPRDLRKERLFREAFINEARTLAGISHPNLVKVFDFGDEGDRLFLCMEHIKGYSLRELINLTEKWGERIPLEIVVKVVVAILEGLNYIHGRGVIHGDLTPKNIMIGENGEFKILDFGLSRTLSHVSSRTPLGGKSGYLAPEVTGEKRMLPASDIYSLGAIIRNVAGEAAPVGRDRGDPGHAFRQSLMAFSKQCLDQDPEKRPPAEELLQNFKNLRRNLDSGFEIKDYLSQLPFEDEYTYVFPDRSPHEKARKRRAHFPAWIILFAASASILFLLWSRQTRVIKSREAKNKDVSGVVENERGNDRMREIDSIDMGRGNRVISAESAKAARSYPVSERLEKEAPFPVDDQVGPGNDAFEVRSYPDKAAVYVNGKDVGTTPLLIPREIFRGKEGAVLRLERDGFADETVEISGEDGAGGGEIFVTLKRATGFLSVNVHPWAYVIIDGEKAGTTPIIQRALPVGEHTLLLTNDKLGVSIKRSVEIKEGTTEVLIEDFYR
- a CDS encoding M6 family metalloprotease domain-containing protein, with product MRKIKPPGLKGKAPEGIGAGAVVQGIDVRSSPSLIPVVFLVDFSDRPRHRAAGDFPPLFFNTGPVDKSVANYWSEVSYGAFTVTGLPSDVFGWFRSGIDFPSTITLNSQLTDTSTGLNSTNFLALLNDLVSFLDPTVDFSRYDADNDGVVDSTIFVHSGYGGEDTGDTINDIYSQTIFFSGIPIATGDGVSIVDCVIVPEEKFYNDPDGIDNGNEDLIGIGVIVHEMGHLMGLPDLYPTTTQGGVTGNFSGVGILDLMSFGLWGNNLLLDQDTPTHLSAWSKMFLGWLTPVELSTTSFSNIMAPVEAVPEAFKVLINGPGDPTQYILIENRQITDTTIPNPAWLFDNSLPGTGVVIWHVDENVINSRLATNSVNVDPDFKGLDVEEADGGDEFDRTIIGATPNDRAIFFGDLGDFFRDSTQVFDRDNPNPGINETNSSPIISGDHPVDFGIDVSITNFTIFPQNINIGGFLFTVNFILFDLSISGTGIPPSVSDWRIFNQVSTAPSEGFTNGPIVSDDINVIGQDSSNAVWFGTADRGISRLSGRVFESFNATSDNLPSDTITAFAFNENTGVMWVGTDSGIARMRDRGNGFELVPSTPFLPGVSVNALAIDGDGFLWAATNSGLSVIDDGGTDSGSDDVFVPSVISGDFDGVVVSIGGNLNPVFDVVWAYDNTGRRLYRSQDPNDVTQFDSRTLPLNPIGNALSVDAKGLIWIATQNNGVLVYDDKLTVTFSDDELDPLDVDQDGDLGNAAGFHQYISRQNSSAQIDIASDRVTDIAFQEIEGLVEQIVYFSHRNDGINDGGVTQIDLNADPADRFIDSLGLTVFREQDLPDGPASNLVRDAFGDRSGNIWFSTDKGGSRFGNAGILTLDSTTYLNLDAVATVTLEDEGLNFDPGSINIAVVFVTSDSDPVGFVLILQETDIDTGIFRGQFSFTSGASLPDPGGLSLLSVQNGNTFTATYNDASPRGVRTARATWSRIFPFKDNLFIEGCFIATAAFGSSSSPMVEIFRKFRDEHLLGTYPGRKFVSAYYRCSPPFARMIKQHDTAKFIARCSLAPLALFIHVMYEIDMMGKLFLVIGILGVLAAFWRVKGKAG
- a CDS encoding response regulator, whose product is MKGKILVIDDEKNIQKALKGILTDEGYSVASASSGEEGLQMVEAENFEAVLLDIWLPGIDGLQVLRGIKKSFPEVPVIMISGHGTISTAVEAVKEGAFDFFEKPLSMERVIITVDRAIYQKRLLRENEELKRKVQLKPVLVGTSDAILDVKTKIDSAAPTDAAVLISGENGTGKEVAARMVHDRSKRKNGPFIAVNCAAVPEGLIESELFGHERGAFTGAVKKKVGKIEMANGGTLFLDEIGDMSPSMQAKLLRFLEEKEIDRVGSNRRIPVDVRIICATNKDLQREISDNRFREDLYFRINVIPMHIPPLRQRKEDISPLVDHFLKITASEQGRAGKRITDEAVERLMVYDWPGNVRELRNFVERLLIMAAGDKIDEHDVGDALGFSSVHLSSDHDGYPDLYREAISLFERDFILMKLRENDMNISKTAVKIGLDRSSIHRKLKSLGIDLNRVNESHRE